A part of Miscanthus floridulus cultivar M001 chromosome 6, ASM1932011v1, whole genome shotgun sequence genomic DNA contains:
- the LOC136457636 gene encoding transcription factor bHLH150-like: MISSPSPSPSSSRTPKGGSTTPPPRSQASKWRSGAVRGVYGRRLLDALRATGGGQPRAVKAAADSALALTARGQTRWSRAILLAGAACSRRRVLVKAGGKVRRRRRPPLPVQARDNAAAAALLKGKGKEKDKVQERLRVLGRLVPGCRKLPAPALLEEAADYVAALQMQVSAMRALTDALAAAQLSSPADADAEAEAGR; this comes from the coding sequence ATGATCTCCTCTCCCTCGCCGTCGCCTTCGTCGTCCCGGACGCCCAAGGGCGGCTCCActacgccgccgccgcggagTCAGGCCAGCAAGTGGCGCAGCGGCGCGGTACGCGGGGTGTACGGGCGGCGCCTGCTGGACGCGCTCCGCGCCACGGGCGGCGGCCAGCCGCGCGCCGTGAAGGCGGCGGCGGACTCGGCGCTGGCGCTGACCGCGCGCGGCCAGACGCGGTGGAGCCGTGCCATCCTGCTGGCCGGCGCGGCCTGCAGCCGCCGCCGCGTGCTCGTCAAGGCGGGCGGCAAGGTCCGGAGGCGGCGCCGTCCGCCGCTGCCGGTGCAGGCCAGAGacaacgcggcggcggcggcgttgctcAAGGGCAAGGGCAAGGAGAAGGACAAGGTGCAGGAGCGGCTCCGCGTGCTGGGCCGCCTCGTCCCGGGCTGCCGGAAGCTCCCCGCGCccgcgctcctggaggaggccgCCGACTACGTGGCCGCGCTGCAGATGCAGGTCAGCGCCATGCGCGCGCTCACCGACGCGCTGGCGGCCGCGCAGCTGTCGTCGCCGGCGGACGCGGACGCGGAAGCGGAGGCGGGGAGGTGA